In Desulfobacterales bacterium, the following are encoded in one genomic region:
- the pstC gene encoding phosphate ABC transporter permease subunit PstC yields MPSYTLILILLILSAFGYAIGKRRAFTVAGGTSRFKRLHSRPVYYGVLTALWCGIPALLVFGFWLAFEDGVITYLVAADLPESIRTLPPERLGLILNDVKNLVEGNIVSGKISPAIQAAADHYQRLQATSSAALAVIVLALALAGILFIRTKIKPAMRARNQVETLIRYGLIGCSTIAIFTTVGIVLSVLFEAVRFFKMIPIYEFLFGLEWSPQMAIRADQVGSSGAFGAIPVFAGTVLISAIAMVVAVPVGLMSAIYLSEYANKKFRAVAKPLIEILAGIPTVVYGFFAALTVAPFIRSVGSQLGLDVSSESALAAGAVMGIMIIPFVSSLSDDFINAVPQSLRDGSYSLGATRSETIKKVIVPAALPGIVGGILLAVSRAIGETMIVVMAAGLSANLTVNPLEAVTTVTVQIVTLLVGDQEFDSPKTLAAFALGLLLFVLTLLLNIIALRVVRKYREQYE; encoded by the coding sequence ATGCCGTCTTATACTTTAATACTGATCCTGTTGATTTTATCCGCTTTCGGATACGCCATCGGAAAGCGGCGGGCGTTCACCGTTGCCGGTGGAACATCCCGTTTCAAGCGGCTGCATTCACGCCCGGTCTATTACGGCGTCCTGACAGCCCTGTGGTGCGGAATCCCCGCCCTGCTGGTATTCGGGTTCTGGCTGGCATTTGAAGACGGTGTGATCACCTACCTGGTGGCAGCCGATCTGCCGGAGTCGATTCGCACCTTGCCGCCGGAACGCCTGGGATTGATCCTCAACGACGTTAAAAACCTGGTGGAAGGCAACATCGTATCCGGAAAAATCAGCCCGGCGATCCAGGCTGCGGCCGATCATTATCAGAGACTGCAAGCCACCAGCAGCGCCGCCCTGGCGGTCATTGTCCTCGCACTGGCCCTGGCCGGCATCCTTTTCATCCGGACGAAAATAAAGCCCGCCATGCGGGCCCGCAATCAGGTTGAAACCCTCATCCGGTATGGCTTGATCGGATGCTCCACCATCGCGATTTTTACGACCGTCGGCATCGTTCTGTCGGTATTGTTTGAGGCCGTTCGATTTTTTAAAATGATACCGATCTATGAATTTCTGTTCGGACTCGAATGGAGCCCCCAGATGGCCATCCGGGCGGATCAGGTGGGTTCTTCCGGAGCTTTCGGGGCGATCCCGGTTTTCGCAGGTACGGTCCTGATTTCGGCCATCGCCATGGTGGTGGCCGTGCCGGTGGGTCTGATGTCGGCCATTTACCTGTCCGAATATGCCAACAAGAAATTCCGGGCGGTGGCCAAACCCCTGATTGAAATACTGGCAGGGATTCCAACGGTGGTGTACGGCTTTTTTGCCGCGCTGACCGTGGCCCCCTTTATCCGCAGCGTCGGAAGTCAGCTCGGGTTGGATGTATCTTCGGAAAGCGCCCTGGCAGCTGGTGCGGTCATGGGAATCATGATTATTCCCTTTGTGTCTTCGTTATCGGACGATTTTATCAACGCCGTGCCCCAGTCGCTGCGCGACGGCTCCTACAGCCTGGGCGCCACCCGGTCTGAAACCATTAAAAAGGTGATTGTCCCGGCCGCTCTGCCCGGCATTGTCGGCGGGATTCTTCTGGCGGTGTCCCGGGCCATCGGCGAAACCATGATCGTTGTCATGGCGGCCGGCCTGTCGGCCAACCTGACGGTAAACCCCTTGGAAGCAGTGACCACCGTTACCGTTCAGATTGTCACGCTGCTGGTGGGCGACCAGGAGTTTGACAGCCCCAAAACCCTGGCGGCTTTTGCCCTGGGCCTGCTGCTGTTCGTGTTGACGCTGCTGCTGAATATTATCGCCTTGCGGGTGGTGCGCAAGTATCGTGAGCAATATGAATAA
- a CDS encoding response regulator, with product MSMEKILVVDDEEDILELVRHNLAREGYQVICAATGEKAVAKARSEKPDLIVLDLMLPGIDGLQVARTLKDNAETRQIPIIMLTAKGEEADIVTGLELGADDYITKPFSPRVLVARIRAVIRRHDAKIEDDGDFLQINEISIHPGRRSVTVNGDPVDLTYTEFQVLYYLAKRPGWVFTRTQIVDAVRGSDYPVTDRSVDVQIVGLRKKLGACGDYIETVRGVGYRFKEQP from the coding sequence ATGTCTATGGAAAAAATACTGGTGGTGGATGACGAAGAAGACATCCTGGAGCTGGTCAGGCATAACCTTGCCAGAGAGGGATATCAGGTCATCTGTGCTGCGACGGGGGAAAAGGCGGTCGCAAAGGCCCGCAGCGAAAAACCGGATTTGATTGTTCTGGACCTCATGCTTCCGGGAATCGACGGCCTCCAGGTTGCCCGCACGCTCAAGGATAATGCTGAAACCCGGCAAATTCCCATCATCATGCTGACGGCCAAAGGAGAAGAGGCCGATATTGTCACCGGCCTGGAGCTGGGGGCCGATGATTATATTACCAAGCCTTTCAGCCCCCGGGTGCTGGTTGCCAGAATCCGGGCGGTCATTCGCAGGCATGATGCCAAAATTGAGGATGACGGCGACTTCCTTCAGATCAACGAAATCAGTATCCATCCGGGCCGGCGAAGCGTAACCGTAAACGGCGATCCGGTCGACCTGACCTATACGGAGTTTCAGGTCCTTTATTACCTGGCAAAGCGGCCGGGATGGGTATTTACCCGCACTCAAATAGTGGACGCGGTGCGCGGCAGCGATTATCCCGTGACCGACCGCAGCGTGGACGTCCAGATCGTGGGTCTTCGGAAAAAACTGGGCGCCTGCGGGGATTATATCGAGACCGTCCGGGGGGTCGGCTACCGCTTCAAGGAGCAGCCGTGA
- the phoU gene encoding phosphate signaling complex protein PhoU has protein sequence MTKHFNRELEKLKKLILSLGALAEDEVRMAIKAIELKDAEIARKIIIDDHRIDEMEVDIEEECLKVLALHQPVAVDLRFIVAVIKINNDLERIGDEAVNIAERVESLAKRKSSSFYYDYAKMAQKAENMLKMSLDALVNLDIDLAFKVITMDDEVDNIQSEVYQLTKQALRKHSDEEAFLINQFLISRHLERIADHATNIAEEVIYLIEGEIVRHGNY, from the coding sequence ATGACCAAGCACTTTAACCGCGAACTTGAAAAATTAAAAAAGCTGATTCTTTCTTTAGGTGCCCTGGCGGAAGATGAAGTCCGCATGGCGATTAAGGCCATTGAGCTGAAGGATGCCGAGATCGCCAGGAAAATCATCATCGACGACCACCGGATCGATGAAATGGAAGTGGACATTGAGGAAGAATGCCTGAAGGTTCTGGCCCTGCATCAGCCGGTGGCCGTCGATTTGCGGTTTATCGTGGCGGTGATCAAGATCAACAATGATCTGGAGCGAATCGGCGACGAAGCCGTCAACATTGCCGAGCGGGTGGAAAGCCTGGCAAAACGCAAAAGTTCAAGCTTTTACTACGATTACGCCAAAATGGCCCAGAAGGCCGAAAACATGCTGAAAATGAGTCTGGACGCCCTGGTAAATTTAGATATCGATCTGGCCTTTAAAGTGATAACCATGGATGACGAAGTCGATAATATTCAAAGCGAGGTTTATCAGCTTACCAAGCAGGCCCTGCGAAAACATTCCGACGAAGAAGCATTTCTCATCAACCAGTTTCTGATCTCCCGCCATCTGGAGCGGATTGCCGACCATGCCACCAATATCGCCGAGGAAGTGATTTATCTGATTGAAGGTGAGATTGTGAGGCACGGTAACTATTAG
- the epmA gene encoding EF-P lysine aminoacylase EpmA, whose translation MHSYRQARIKKNLQLRAQIIQAVRQFFYERDYLEVETPCRVPVIAPEAHIDAEMSGGWFLHTSPELSMKRLLSAGYPRIFQICKCFRAKERGLKHLPEFTLLEWYGAGMDYVDMMAQCENLLRFVARALGSECGLVYQGRPIDLTPPWERLTVVEAFHLYASQSLEEALLNDCFDEAIAFEIEPRLGNEKPVFLYDYPAQKGALARLKPDNPNVAQRFELYICGLELCNAFTELVDPVEQRRRFEIDGQVRAASGKKAVPMPEKFLKSLDDMPPAAGNALGLDRLVMLFSDAARIDDVVAFTPEEL comes from the coding sequence ATGCACTCATATCGACAGGCACGCATCAAAAAAAACCTACAGTTAAGAGCCCAGATCATTCAGGCGGTGCGGCAGTTTTTTTATGAGCGCGACTATCTGGAGGTTGAAACTCCTTGCCGTGTTCCAGTCATTGCACCCGAAGCCCACATCGACGCGGAAATGTCCGGGGGCTGGTTTCTGCACACTTCGCCGGAGCTTTCCATGAAACGGCTTCTATCGGCCGGTTATCCCCGCATTTTCCAGATCTGCAAATGCTTCCGGGCCAAGGAACGCGGCCTAAAACACCTGCCGGAATTCACCCTGCTGGAATGGTATGGCGCCGGCATGGATTATGTTGATATGATGGCGCAGTGCGAAAACCTCCTTAGGTTTGTGGCCCGGGCGCTGGGCTCGGAATGTGGGCTGGTTTACCAGGGACGTCCCATTGACTTAACGCCGCCCTGGGAGCGCCTCACGGTTGTTGAAGCCTTCCATTTATATGCGTCGCAGTCGCTGGAAGAGGCGCTATTAAATGATTGCTTTGATGAGGCCATTGCCTTTGAAATCGAACCCCGCCTGGGAAATGAAAAACCGGTATTTCTCTATGACTACCCGGCCCAAAAGGGCGCTCTGGCCCGCCTGAAACCCGACAACCCCAATGTGGCCCAGCGGTTTGAACTCTACATCTGCGGGCTGGAGCTGTGCAACGCCTTTACCGAACTCGTCGATCCGGTTGAGCAGCGAAGGCGCTTTGAGATCGATGGACAGGTGCGCGCTGCCTCCGGCAAAAAAGCGGTTCCCATGCCGGAAAAGTTTCTAAAGTCCCTGGACGATATGCCGCCGGCCGCGGGAAACGCCCTGGGGCTGGATCGGCTGGTGATGCTGTTTAGCGATGCAGCCCGGATAGACGACGTGGTGGCGTTTACGCCGGAAGAGCTCTGA
- the pstB gene encoding phosphate ABC transporter ATP-binding protein PstB, with amino-acid sequence MPEEKTQPTGKTSEGKTLVSRESRRTVGDITVDDPRMICRNVDVFYGDKQAIKKVSLEIGRNEVLAMIGPSGCGKSTFIRCLNRMNDTIPGCRVSGEILLDGKNIYETDVDVVPLRAQVGMVFQKPNPFPKSIYDNVAYGPRIHGLAESKTELDEIVESSLVKAGLWNEVKDIMNQSGTSISGGQQQRLCIARAIAVSPEIILMDEPCSALDPIATAVIEDLMDELRKQYTIVIVTHSMQQAARVSQRTAYFHMGDLIEVGPTPVIFTRPRHQLTQDYITGRFG; translated from the coding sequence ATGCCTGAAGAAAAAACGCAACCAACAGGGAAAACATCGGAAGGCAAGACACTGGTCAGCCGCGAAAGCCGACGGACGGTGGGCGACATTACCGTGGATGATCCGCGCATGATCTGCCGGAATGTGGATGTTTTTTACGGTGACAAGCAGGCCATCAAAAAGGTTTCCCTGGAGATCGGCCGCAATGAAGTCCTGGCGATGATCGGGCCGTCCGGGTGCGGCAAGTCCACCTTTATCCGTTGCCTGAACCGCATGAACGATACCATCCCGGGGTGCCGGGTCAGCGGAGAAATCTTGCTGGACGGGAAAAATATCTATGAAACGGATGTGGATGTGGTCCCCTTGCGGGCCCAGGTGGGTATGGTATTTCAGAAACCCAACCCTTTTCCCAAGTCCATTTACGACAATGTCGCTTATGGTCCGCGCATCCACGGCCTGGCCGAAAGCAAAACCGAACTGGATGAAATCGTCGAGTCCTCACTGGTCAAAGCCGGGCTCTGGAATGAAGTCAAGGACATCATGAATCAATCCGGCACAAGCATTTCCGGCGGCCAGCAGCAGCGGCTGTGCATCGCCCGGGCCATTGCCGTCAGTCCCGAGATCATTCTGATGGATGAACCCTGCTCGGCGCTCGACCCGATTGCCACCGCCGTCATTGAAGACCTGATGGATGAACTGCGCAAACAGTACACGATTGTGATTGTCACCCATTCCATGCAGCAGGCGGCCCGGGTTTCCCAGCGCACCGCCTACTTTCATATGGGGGACCTGATCGAAGTCGGGCCCACACCGGTGATTTTTACCCGGCCGCGGCATCAACTGACCCAGGATTATATTACCGGACGTTTCGGCTAA
- the pstA gene encoding phosphate ABC transporter permease PstA — protein sequence MNNKPISDKLPNRAQQIVDRSLAKRYRAERCFKFYGISAIALSLMFLSLLFINIISKGYTAFQQTFVELDIFFDPGILNQEALVKADYGAIVKNALQAMFPDVQGRADKRMLYGLVSSGATYQLRDMVLKKPEIIGKKLSVWVPADDDIDMLIKGHIKKDAPESESRFSRKQLDWIDRLTAAGKVQKKFNRTFFTAGDSREPEQAGIRGAVMGSFFTLLITLVLSFPTGVATAVYLEEFAPKNRWTDLIEININNLAAVPSIVFGLLGLAVFLNFFGLPRSAPLVGGLVLSLMTLPTIIIAGSSALKAVPPSIREAALGVGASQMQMVAHHVLPLALPGMLTGAIIGMARALGESAPLLMIGMVAFIVDIPAGFNDPATVLPVQIYLWADSPERAFVERTSAAIIVLLAFLCIMNAGAIILRKHFERRW from the coding sequence ATGAATAATAAGCCTATATCCGATAAATTACCGAATCGGGCACAGCAAATCGTCGACAGGAGTCTTGCAAAACGATACCGTGCCGAGCGGTGCTTCAAATTCTATGGCATTTCCGCCATTGCGCTTAGCCTGATGTTTTTGTCGCTGCTGTTCATCAATATCATTTCTAAAGGATATACGGCATTTCAGCAGACCTTTGTTGAATTGGACATTTTTTTTGATCCGGGCATTCTCAACCAGGAAGCACTGGTGAAAGCGGATTATGGCGCTATCGTTAAAAACGCTTTGCAGGCCATGTTTCCGGATGTACAGGGCAGGGCGGACAAACGAATGCTCTACGGTCTGGTCAGCTCCGGAGCAACCTATCAGCTGCGGGACATGGTGCTGAAAAAACCGGAAATTATCGGCAAAAAATTGTCGGTGTGGGTACCGGCCGATGATGATATCGACATGTTGATCAAGGGACACATAAAAAAGGATGCACCGGAAAGTGAGAGCCGGTTCAGCCGGAAGCAATTAGACTGGATCGACCGGTTGACGGCTGCGGGCAAGGTACAAAAGAAATTCAACCGAACATTTTTTACGGCCGGTGATTCGCGCGAGCCTGAACAGGCCGGAATCCGGGGGGCGGTCATGGGCTCGTTTTTTACCCTGCTGATTACCCTGGTATTGTCGTTTCCCACCGGTGTGGCGACGGCCGTCTATCTGGAGGAATTTGCGCCGAAGAACCGATGGACGGACCTGATTGAAATCAACATCAACAATCTGGCGGCGGTGCCGTCGATTGTTTTCGGGCTGCTGGGTCTGGCTGTTTTTTTAAATTTTTTCGGACTTCCCCGCTCTGCACCCCTTGTCGGCGGCCTGGTGCTTTCCCTGATGACGCTGCCGACCATCATCATTGCCGGCAGTTCCGCGCTGAAGGCTGTTCCGCCTTCGATCCGCGAAGCGGCCCTGGGCGTGGGAGCTTCGCAGATGCAGATGGTCGCCCACCATGTATTGCCGCTGGCATTGCCGGGCATGCTGACCGGCGCGATTATCGGCATGGCCCGCGCACTGGGGGAATCGGCTCCGCTGCTGATGATCGGCATGGTGGCGTTTATCGTGGACATCCCCGCCGGATTTAACGATCCGGCCACAGTCCTGCCGGTCCAGATTTATCTGTGGGCCGATAGCCCGGAACGGGCCTTTGTGGAGCGGACATCGGCCGCCATCATCGTGCTGCTGGCATTTTTATGCATCATGAATGCCGGCGCGATCATTCTGCGAAAGCATTTCGAGCGGCGATGGTAA
- a CDS encoding ATP-binding protein: MIKERKSKSLFRQIYPTYLLIVVISVISVSWYAADALRQFYLDQAKIDLQARAHLFEKHIEGYLSPLNTSAIDFSCKAIGRRTGTRMTVILPDGEVVGDTDETPQNMDNHGRRPEILQAMKEGLGSSIRYSRTFRLDMMYVAIPFQKEGSTAAVIRTALPVSFVDEALKGVRNKIALGGLMVALLTAVASLFVSRYISRPIEEIKKGAEHFARGELKYRLPHTGTAELSSLARSLNQMAGQIEEKIKTIVHQRAELEAVLSSMVEGVVAIDQDERVLNVNAAAARMFNGNVGSLQGRLIQEVIRNAELQQFVRNALAGGRYMESDIILRKNNERVISASGTPLQDAAGSPRGILVVLHDVTRLRKLENMRRDFVANVSHEIKTPLTTIKGFVETLLQGAVDNHQETERFLGIIAKHVDRLNSIVDDLLSLSRIEQEGEKKEIRFETVGLKRVLGNAVQICQTKAGEKNISLDLNCDKGFTALLDPALFEQAAVNLIDNAIKFSQAGRTVTISCEKSDGSEIAIHFKDHGIGIPRQHLDRLFERFYRVDTSRSRNLGGTGLGLAIVKHIVQAHGGRITVESAPGAGSVFSIFLPLKNGSSSESNPALISF, translated from the coding sequence GTGATCAAAGAAAGAAAATCAAAATCACTGTTTCGGCAGATTTACCCCACCTACCTGCTGATCGTGGTGATTTCGGTGATTTCGGTAAGCTGGTATGCCGCCGATGCGCTGCGGCAATTCTATCTGGATCAGGCTAAAATCGATCTGCAGGCCCGGGCGCATCTGTTTGAGAAACATATTGAAGGTTATCTGTCTCCTCTGAACACATCGGCCATCGATTTTAGCTGCAAGGCCATTGGACGCCGGACCGGAACCCGGATGACAGTCATCCTGCCGGACGGCGAGGTGGTCGGCGATACCGATGAAACTCCGCAGAACATGGACAACCACGGCCGTCGCCCCGAGATCCTCCAGGCAATGAAGGAGGGCCTGGGAAGTTCGATCCGGTACAGCCGCACCTTTCGCCTGGATATGATGTACGTGGCCATTCCTTTTCAAAAGGAAGGGTCTACGGCTGCCGTTATTCGGACAGCCCTTCCGGTTTCCTTTGTGGACGAAGCCCTAAAGGGCGTCCGAAATAAAATTGCCCTGGGCGGCCTGATGGTTGCCCTCCTCACCGCCGTGGCCAGCCTGTTTGTTTCCCGCTATATCAGCCGGCCCATCGAAGAAATAAAAAAGGGGGCCGAGCATTTTGCCCGGGGGGAGTTGAAATATCGGCTGCCCCATACGGGTACGGCGGAACTCAGCAGCCTGGCGAGATCACTGAACCAGATGGCCGGCCAGATCGAGGAAAAAATTAAGACCATCGTCCACCAGCGCGCGGAACTCGAGGCGGTCCTTTCCAGCATGGTCGAAGGCGTGGTGGCCATCGATCAGGACGAGCGGGTGCTCAATGTGAATGCGGCTGCCGCCCGCATGTTCAACGGCAATGTCGGGAGCTTGCAGGGCCGCTTGATCCAGGAAGTCATTCGAAATGCCGAACTTCAGCAGTTTGTCCGAAACGCATTGGCCGGCGGGCGTTATATGGAATCGGACATCATCCTGCGTAAAAATAACGAACGGGTTATCAGCGCCTCCGGTACGCCGCTGCAGGATGCAGCCGGGAGCCCGCGGGGGATTCTGGTGGTGCTGCATGATGTAACCCGTCTCAGAAAACTTGAAAATATGCGGCGGGATTTTGTGGCCAATGTTTCCCATGAGATCAAAACCCCCCTGACCACCATCAAAGGCTTTGTGGAAACCCTTTTGCAAGGAGCGGTGGACAACCACCAGGAAACCGAACGGTTCCTGGGCATCATCGCAAAGCATGTGGATCGTCTCAATTCCATCGTGGACGATTTATTGAGCCTTTCGCGGATCGAGCAGGAGGGCGAAAAAAAGGAAATCCGATTCGAGACCGTCGGATTAAAGCGCGTCCTCGGCAACGCCGTACAGATCTGCCAGACAAAGGCCGGGGAAAAAAACATATCGCTTGACCTGAACTGCGACAAAGGATTCACCGCTCTCCTGGATCCGGCCCTTTTTGAACAGGCGGCCGTCAATCTCATCGACAACGCCATCAAATTCAGTCAGGCAGGCCGCACGGTAACGATATCCTGCGAAAAATCCGACGGTTCTGAAATCGCAATTCATTTTAAGGACCATGGCATCGGCATCCCCAGGCAGCATCTGGATCGGCTGTTTGAACGGTTTTACCGGGTGGATACGTCCCGGAGCCGAAATTTGGGAGGGACCGGTCTGGGGCTTGCCATCGTAAAGCACATCGTTCAAGCGCACGGCGGCAGGATTACGGTGGAAAGCGCCCCGGGCGCCGGCAGCGTGTTCAGCATTTTCCTGCCGTTGAAAAATGGCTCGTCATCAGAATCTAACCCGGCGCTAATATCATTCTAA
- a CDS encoding PstS family phosphate ABC transporter substrate-binding protein, whose translation MRKTWFVVWVSIFVATAFAGNIHAASSRDYISIVGSSTVYPFATVVAETFGKSTSYKTPKIESTGSGGGFKLFCAGVGVELPDITNASRRMKSSEFDTCQKNGVKDIIEVKIGYDGIVMANSKKAAMLKLSRKEIFMALAKEVPDPKGSNKIVPNPYKTWKDVNPALPNIKIEVLGPPPTSGTRDAFVELAMVEGAGEFAVIKSLGKTDKKKFKAVTETVREDGAYIEAGENDNLIVQKLEANPDAVGIFGFSFLDQNMDKLQGAYVESFQPTFENIADGKYPLSRPLFFYVKKAHVDVIPGIKEYLNEFSSEKAWGKEGYLSEKGMIPMPDAERRQFHNTVKNLERLNAIK comes from the coding sequence ATGAGAAAAACATGGTTCGTTGTCTGGGTCTCGATTTTCGTTGCAACAGCATTTGCCGGCAACATTCATGCTGCATCCAGCCGGGACTACATCAGCATTGTCGGCTCATCGACGGTCTACCCCTTTGCAACAGTTGTTGCGGAAACTTTCGGAAAGAGCACGTCCTACAAAACCCCCAAAATCGAGTCAACCGGATCGGGCGGCGGTTTTAAACTCTTTTGCGCCGGTGTGGGCGTGGAACTTCCGGATATTACCAACGCATCCCGCCGGATGAAATCATCCGAATTCGATACTTGCCAAAAAAATGGTGTCAAAGACATTATCGAGGTTAAAATCGGCTACGACGGCATTGTCATGGCAAACTCGAAAAAGGCTGCCATGCTAAAGCTCAGCCGAAAAGAAATTTTTATGGCACTGGCAAAAGAGGTTCCGGACCCCAAAGGCTCGAATAAAATAGTTCCCAACCCCTATAAAACCTGGAAAGATGTCAATCCGGCCCTGCCGAACATAAAAATTGAAGTCCTGGGACCGCCGCCCACGTCAGGTACCCGGGATGCGTTTGTTGAGTTGGCCATGGTAGAGGGCGCCGGCGAATTCGCAGTAATAAAGTCTCTGGGGAAAACAGACAAAAAGAAATTCAAGGCTGTTACCGAGACCGTCCGCGAAGACGGTGCTTACATCGAGGCCGGTGAAAATGACAACCTGATTGTTCAAAAACTGGAAGCCAACCCCGATGCCGTTGGGATTTTCGGCTTCAGTTTTCTGGACCAGAACATGGATAAACTTCAGGGTGCTTATGTTGAAAGTTTTCAGCCGACTTTTGAAAATATTGCCGACGGCAAGTACCCCCTGTCACGTCCGCTTTTCTTTTATGTAAAAAAAGCGCATGTCGACGTGATCCCGGGCATCAAAGAATATCTGAACGAATTCAGCAGTGAAAAGGCCTGGGGAAAAGAAGGCTATCTGAGCGAAAAAGGGATGATACCGATGCCGGATGCGGAGCGCAGGCAATTCCACAACACGGTGAAAAATCTTGAGCGGCTAAATGCCATAAAATAG